The genomic window TTAATTATCCATGGAATATAAACACCCAAATTGATTCTCCTGATTAAAAAAAGCACATTAAGCATCTTTAATGGAAATAACAAAAAATATGTTGTTTCTACACTAGAGTGAACAGTTTTAGCTCCAAGGTTTTTTTTAAATTCTCTTATTCCCTTGTTTTTTTCCCCGGGTGGAACGCCCCCGATATTGTAGATATAAACTCCGTTTTGCTTGCAATTATATGCTATCTGGTAAAATAAGTAGGAAGGTGCTGCCTGTTTATAACCCAAAGTATTGGTCCCCATATATATACCATAAGCTCGTTGATTAATAGTTGCCACAAACTGCATACTAACAATTTCGTTGCCAAACCTGACATAATAAAGAGTTGCAATTCTGCTATCCAGAAGTTTTCTCATAACCCGCCGGTCAAAAAATTGCATGGAAAACATGTTGTAATTTTCATAATCCTTCGCAAGCCTTAAATCATAAGTAGATTTCATTAACAGCAACAATCTGTCCAGGAGCTCATCCGAATATCCGGAGCTAAATTCCAAACCATTTTTCTTTGCTTTCCTTATTCTTCTGCGGGTATCTCTTTCAATCTGACTTTCAAACTTCTGAAAATCAACAGATAAATCGAAACAGAATTCTGCCCTGTCTCGTGTTATTAAATTCTTTAAAGAGGATTTAAAATAAAACGATACATCATAAGAATGCATGGTGAATCGCTGAAATCCGCTAGCCTTTGTATAATCCAGTAATGCTTCACGGAACTTATCAAGTATTGCAGGTTCCTTGTAAGTGCATGCCGGACCTGAATAAAAAAACAATTGCTTCCTGTATCTGTTTCTGAAAGGTCTTATCAATCCTGATATAAAGCCAATAACTTCATTATCTGCCAGAAATTTAAGATAAACTGGTATGGATTCATCGCTACTGATCGAATCCAACCAGGCATATGTTAAAAAAACGCTGGCATTTATTTTCTTAAGCTCCGAATCCCATTCATTGTTTCCTGAAGATTCAATTACTTTTATATCCATGACTTTTGGAAGATTTACCATGTGACTCGACAAAATTTTTAAATTCAGTATCAGGAATATTTGAGCTTATAATAAATTTTTATAAGAATTGATAAAAGATAAATTTTGGGGAAGATGATTAAAATCAAAAGTTTTCGTTTCTCAACTTTCCATGAGTTTAACCACTTAGGTTCACTCATAAAATTGATCTCTGAAATA from Chitinophagaceae bacterium includes these protein-coding regions:
- a CDS encoding GNAT family N-acetyltransferase, translating into MVNLPKVMDIKVIESSGNNEWDSELKKINASVFLTYAWLDSISSDESIPVYLKFLADNEVIGFISGLIRPFRNRYRKQLFFYSGPACTYKEPAILDKFREALLDYTKASGFQRFTMHSYDVSFYFKSSLKNLITRDRAEFCFDLSVDFQKFESQIERDTRRRIRKAKKNGLEFSSGYSDELLDRLLLLMKSTYDLRLAKDYENYNMFSMQFFDRRVMRKLLDSRIATLYYVRFGNEIVSMQFVATINQRAYGIYMGTNTLGYKQAAPSYLFYQIAYNCKQNGVYIYNIGGVPPGEKNKGIREFKKNLGAKTVHSSVETTYFLLFPLKMLNVLFLIRRINLGVYIPWIIKKPLIKIYNLFLKD